One window of the Candidatus Methylacidiphilales bacterium genome contains the following:
- a CDS encoding aminotransferase has protein sequence MKKNNPKQNKQNQKKINSDGLFHLHPFTDNYELAQQGTRIITSANGIYIKDASGNKLLDAMSGLWCANLGYGNKTLINAATKQLKKIAYYNHFFQCTTEPAIELSELIISLAPKTMKQVFYTSSGSEANDTALKLIWRHFQVRKQPKKRLIIARNNAYHGSTLVGASLGGMTWMHEQMEVLPYIHRVSQPYWFEEGREWSQKDFGIKVAGDLERKIHELGAENIAAFFAEPIQGAGGVIIPPESYWPQVKEVLSKHDILFVADEVICGFGRLGHWFGSHYFKLSPDLMIFAKAVTSGYIPLGGVLVGEKVSESLKHGGDFNHGFTYSGHPVACAVGVANVKEMMRKKIVEKVRDTIAPYFAKKWKTLETHPIVGESRVCGMVAAIELVADKKTMNRIGDKSKTGILCRSKSLEHGLVMRACGGAMIVAPPLIITTKEIDMLVARARAALDDTEKHCRKHGLL, from the coding sequence ATGAAAAAAAATAATCCAAAACAAAATAAACAAAATCAAAAAAAAATCAACAGTGACGGGTTATTTCATTTACATCCCTTTACTGATAATTATGAACTTGCACAGCAAGGCACAAGAATTATTACAAGTGCAAATGGTATTTATATTAAAGATGCGTCAGGTAATAAATTACTTGATGCGATGTCTGGTTTATGGTGTGCAAACCTAGGCTATGGCAATAAAACATTGATAAATGCCGCAACAAAACAATTAAAAAAAATAGCGTATTACAATCATTTTTTTCAATGTACTACTGAGCCTGCAATTGAGCTTTCTGAATTAATTATTTCTTTAGCCCCAAAAACAATGAAACAAGTGTTTTACACTTCGTCAGGGAGCGAGGCCAATGATACAGCTTTAAAACTTATCTGGAGACATTTTCAAGTACGAAAGCAACCCAAAAAACGATTAATTATAGCGAGGAATAATGCGTATCATGGCTCTACGTTAGTTGGAGCAAGCCTTGGCGGAATGACATGGATGCATGAGCAAATGGAAGTTCTTCCATATATTCATAGAGTTTCACAACCATATTGGTTTGAAGAAGGCAGAGAATGGTCACAAAAAGATTTTGGTATAAAAGTAGCAGGAGATTTGGAAAGAAAAATACATGAGCTAGGAGCAGAAAATATTGCTGCTTTTTTTGCAGAACCAATTCAAGGCGCAGGTGGGGTAATTATCCCTCCTGAATCCTATTGGCCACAAGTGAAAGAAGTGTTGTCTAAACATGATATTTTGTTTGTAGCAGATGAAGTTATTTGTGGATTCGGAAGGCTGGGCCATTGGTTTGGTTCACATTATTTCAAATTATCTCCAGATTTAATGATTTTTGCAAAGGCAGTTACTTCAGGATATATCCCGCTTGGTGGAGTTCTGGTCGGTGAAAAAGTAAGTGAATCATTAAAGCATGGCGGTGATTTTAATCACGGGTTTACTTATTCAGGACATCCGGTTGCTTGTGCAGTAGGTGTAGCTAATGTTAAGGAAATGATGCGTAAAAAAATTGTTGAGAAAGTCCGAGATACTATTGCGCCGTACTTTGCTAAAAAATGGAAAACTTTAGAAACTCATCCAATCGTAGGCGAAAGTAGGGTTTGTGGTATGGTTGCGGCTATTGAGCTAGTAGCAGATAAAAAAACCATGAATAGAATCGGAGATAAATCAAAAACAGGCATTCTCTGTAGATCAAAATCGCTTGAACATGGGCTTGTTATGAGAGCCTGTGGTGGCGCAATGATTGTAGCACCTCCCTTAATAATCACAACAAAAGAGATAGACATGCTAGTTGCAAGAGCAAGAGCAGCGTTGGATGACACTGAAAAACATTGCAGAAAACATGGCTTACTATAA
- a CDS encoding SPOR domain-containing protein has protein sequence MQSQPNQAIKPFLFGFSAGIVLVALIWLTVHLIKRPDPELTTNQVKEMAAVSAIPPQSEELNIDPPITLSFREQLRIKDKVSPVDSKKDIESQKKQTPLKIKHIQVGYFSNKENAEKIKAQLILLNIPVTISVIKANQQIRYLVLAGPFAKNEQLLNSVAKLKKANIDFVN, from the coding sequence ATGCAATCTCAACCTAATCAAGCAATAAAACCATTTCTATTTGGCTTTAGTGCTGGTATAGTTTTAGTTGCGTTAATTTGGTTAACTGTTCATTTAATCAAAAGGCCTGATCCTGAATTAACCACAAATCAAGTGAAGGAGATGGCCGCTGTGAGCGCAATTCCTCCCCAGTCAGAAGAGCTAAATATCGATCCACCAATTACTTTATCTTTCAGAGAACAGCTCCGCATAAAGGATAAGGTATCACCAGTTGACAGTAAAAAAGATATCGAAAGCCAAAAAAAACAGACACCATTAAAAATTAAACATATTCAAGTAGGTTATTTTTCTAATAAAGAAAATGCTGAAAAAATCAAAGCACAGTTAATCCTACTCAATATTCCAGTAACTATTTCAGTAATAAAAGCAAATCAACAAATTCGTTATTTAGTACTCGCAGGCCCTTTTGCAAAAAATGAACAATTATTAAATTCTGTAGCTAAGCTTAAAAAAGCAAACATTGATTTTGTCAATTAG
- the argS gene encoding arginine--tRNA ligase, with product MISIIELRESVANAVAQAINTLQLAGYKADLVAILKTITINDSYERGDISSSIALQLYGKYALKVYKSPLDFAHAIVTAMPESEVYTSKVVNPGYINIDIALAIKTDCVNEINTLKNNYGYLAKKNKKILLEYVSANPTGPLHVGRARGAIVGMALARILKVAGWDVDQEYYVNDNGRQLDVLALSVILSSKNIPLLQGCYTNLDLLQTTKNIEIASLVSRFTIDMLPNSSAAQDELIDSAITKCKAQCSRKEWRKLIDWIVENNLACIRNELATFDIQMDSYVYESALATNQELGDYFHQLNNPMIYKDEEGTTWFKATQYGEESDRVLIRASGVPTYFAYDLYYHILKLNRGYEGLINIWGADHHGYVPRLTNALQALTNSKIPLEILLVQFVTLKNSLGVISSMSTREGTAININQLVSSIGAGVVKIYYLQRSTSQHIEFDLQSALEQNNNNPYYYLQYAHARCVSLLHEAKVRYPNIATDYKLNPLDLLHVTSNCEIQLLQTLIRYPFVVHESASTYSPHKPLIYLRDLATQFHLFYHEITILVDEEKIRTIRLTLIHAIKQVLHNGLSLYAIQTMDKLDRDEK from the coding sequence ATGATATCAATAATAGAACTTCGTGAGTCTGTAGCAAACGCAGTAGCTCAAGCAATTAATACATTGCAATTAGCTGGGTACAAAGCTGATCTAGTTGCAATTTTAAAAACAATAACTATTAATGACTCCTATGAGCGCGGAGATATTAGTTCCTCAATCGCCCTCCAGCTCTATGGTAAATATGCCCTTAAGGTTTATAAGAGTCCTCTAGATTTTGCCCATGCGATAGTCACGGCAATGCCGGAAAGTGAAGTGTATACATCCAAAGTAGTTAATCCTGGTTATATTAATATCGATATCGCGTTAGCCATAAAAACAGATTGCGTCAATGAAATTAATACATTAAAAAATAACTACGGGTATTTAGCTAAGAAAAATAAAAAAATATTACTTGAGTATGTTTCCGCCAATCCAACTGGTCCTTTACATGTCGGCAGGGCAAGAGGTGCTATTGTCGGGATGGCTTTAGCTAGAATTCTAAAAGTTGCAGGCTGGGATGTTGATCAAGAATACTATGTAAATGATAATGGAAGGCAGCTTGATGTGCTTGCGTTATCTGTTATCTTGAGTAGCAAAAATATACCTCTACTTCAAGGTTGCTACACCAACCTTGATCTTCTGCAAACCACAAAAAATATTGAAATAGCATCTTTAGTGTCTAGGTTTACTATTGATATGTTACCCAATTCCAGTGCGGCTCAAGATGAATTAATTGATTCCGCGATTACGAAATGTAAAGCCCAATGCTCAAGAAAAGAATGGAGAAAACTTATAGATTGGATTGTAGAAAATAACTTAGCGTGCATTAGAAATGAATTGGCGACATTTGATATCCAAATGGATTCGTATGTATATGAGAGCGCTCTGGCAACCAATCAAGAACTGGGTGATTATTTTCATCAATTAAATAATCCAATGATTTATAAAGATGAAGAAGGCACGACATGGTTTAAGGCAACCCAATATGGAGAAGAATCAGATAGGGTTTTAATTCGTGCAAGTGGAGTGCCAACTTATTTTGCATACGATCTCTATTACCATATTTTAAAATTAAATCGTGGGTATGAAGGTTTGATAAATATATGGGGAGCGGATCATCATGGCTATGTTCCCAGACTGACTAATGCTTTACAAGCTTTAACTAATTCTAAAATACCATTAGAGATACTATTAGTTCAGTTTGTTACTTTAAAAAATAGTTTGGGAGTTATTAGTTCAATGTCAACTCGTGAAGGTACTGCGATTAACATTAATCAATTAGTCTCTTCAATTGGAGCTGGAGTTGTTAAGATTTATTATTTACAAAGAAGCACTTCTCAACACATAGAATTTGATCTGCAAAGTGCCCTTGAGCAAAACAACAATAATCCATATTATTATTTACAGTATGCCCATGCTAGATGTGTGAGTTTGTTACATGAAGCTAAAGTTCGTTATCCAAATATCGCAACAGATTACAAATTAAACCCTTTAGATTTGCTACATGTAACTAGCAACTGTGAAATACAGTTGCTTCAAACTTTAATACGGTACCCCTTTGTTGTGCATGAAAGTGCTTCAACCTATAGTCCTCATAAACCATTAATTTATTTGCGAGATTTAGCCACTCAGTTTCATCTTTTTTATCATGAAATTACAATTCTAGTTGACGAAGAAAAAATAAGAACTATACGACTTACACTTATTCATGCAATTAAACAAGTGTTACATAATGGTTTATCATTATATGCAATCCAGACTATGGATAAGCTAGATAGAGATGAAAAATAG
- a CDS encoding acyl-CoA dehydrogenase family protein has product MSISNNFQFLVKQVETDALNLSEDEINLRNSVRKWVDEIVRPNATAAWEKGELPRQWMQTIAAKGWLSLTLAQEYGGNLQPFRMYALLCQELERGDSGLRSFVSVHCSLAMQAIYRFGSEEQKKKYLPRMATGELIGSFSLTEPDAGSDPSTIKTTATKQSMDYLLQGHKRWATSSTIADLAVIFAKTDEGIRGFVLEKGDRGFEPRGVHQKGSLRISESAEILLNSCLIPGDRLLPGTAIGIAAPLSCLSMARSGIAWGMIGSARHCFDLALEYVKQRRQFGSSLAGKQLVQEKLASGFTSITQTLLLVNQMALTIEKYKKNRGNDLTVTDIRELTPLISMCKRSSCRMARQVIADCRDLLGANGILLDYEIIRHMANVESIYTYEGTDSIHSLILGQAITGISAF; this is encoded by the coding sequence GTGAGTATCTCAAACAATTTCCAGTTTTTAGTCAAACAAGTAGAAACTGACGCACTTAATCTTAGCGAAGATGAGATTAACCTTCGCAACTCAGTTAGAAAGTGGGTTGATGAGATAGTTCGACCAAATGCTACCGCGGCTTGGGAAAAAGGGGAACTGCCCCGTCAATGGATGCAAACTATTGCAGCTAAAGGATGGTTGTCATTAACTCTTGCTCAGGAATATGGGGGTAATCTTCAACCATTTCGTATGTACGCGCTACTATGTCAAGAGCTAGAGCGAGGGGATTCAGGGTTGAGGAGTTTTGTTTCAGTGCATTGTTCACTTGCTATGCAAGCCATATATAGATTTGGTTCAGAGGAGCAGAAAAAAAAATATCTACCGAGAATGGCTACTGGTGAATTAATTGGAAGTTTTTCACTTACTGAGCCAGATGCTGGGTCGGATCCTTCAACAATCAAAACCACCGCAACAAAACAATCAATGGACTATCTTTTACAAGGTCATAAACGATGGGCAACTTCATCTACAATAGCAGACCTTGCTGTTATATTTGCCAAGACCGATGAAGGAATTAGAGGGTTTGTTTTAGAAAAAGGTGACAGAGGTTTCGAACCTCGCGGCGTTCATCAAAAAGGATCGTTACGCATATCAGAAAGCGCAGAGATATTATTAAATTCCTGCCTCATTCCTGGAGATAGGTTGTTGCCTGGGACAGCTATTGGGATAGCTGCACCATTATCCTGTCTTTCTATGGCGCGCTCTGGAATAGCTTGGGGTATGATTGGATCAGCAAGACATTGTTTTGATCTGGCACTTGAATATGTTAAACAGAGACGGCAATTTGGAAGCTCTTTAGCTGGCAAACAATTAGTACAAGAGAAATTGGCTTCAGGTTTTACCTCAATAACCCAAACATTACTTCTTGTCAATCAGATGGCTCTTACCATAGAAAAATATAAAAAAAATCGAGGTAATGATCTAACCGTGACTGACATACGAGAATTGACACCTTTAATATCAATGTGCAAGAGATCAAGTTGTAGAATGGCGAGACAAGTCATTGCAGATTGTCGCGATTTATTAGGCGCAAATGGCATCTTGTTAGATTATGAAATTATAAGACATATGGCAAATGTTGAAAGTATCTACACCTACGAAGGCACAGATTCTATTCATTCATTAATTCTCGGACAAGCTATTACTGGTATCAGTGCGTTTTAG
- the rpmE gene encoding 50S ribosomal protein L31, giving the protein MKSEIHAANYNEVTVNCSCGNQFITKSTVGNKSLHIEICSKCHPFYTGQQKLIDTAGQVDKFKRRYSLKK; this is encoded by the coding sequence ATGAAATCAGAAATACATGCTGCAAATTATAATGAAGTTACAGTTAACTGTAGCTGTGGTAATCAATTTATAACAAAATCTACAGTTGGTAATAAAAGTTTACATATTGAAATATGTTCTAAGTGTCACCCTTTTTATACAGGTCAGCAAAAATTAATTGACACTGCAGGTCAGGTTGATAAATTTAAGCGTCGTTATTCTTTAAAAAAGTAG
- the hemH gene encoding ferrochelatase — MLKPINHSFYPKVLLLLVNTGSPSSPTKKAIKDFLLPFLSDRRVIQLHPLLWQIILRLFILPRRPSRLVDLYKSIWLSNNYHDRNSSPLLYYTESVAKTISIKYDDRVITKACFLYSKPTLQEVIAKAYKEYLPRSIIVLPLFPQLSAVTHGAVADSLSKSINKLQIIPTTTIINGYYDNQHYLKAISNTINNYWKLHSKPEHLIFSWHGIPLKYFEKGDAYYCFCVKTTREIAKLLSLDESEYSYSFQSRFGLQKWLQPYTIENLSSQSKKHKSIDIISPGFATDCLETMYELVKEVPKEALRNSDVQYRYIPCLNTSKEGIDCYSKILEPYVSTFLKNNDA, encoded by the coding sequence ATGCTTAAACCTATTAATCATTCATTTTATCCAAAAGTGCTGCTATTACTTGTAAACACTGGTTCACCATCTTCACCGACAAAAAAAGCAATAAAAGATTTTTTATTACCCTTTCTAAGTGATAGAAGAGTAATACAATTACACCCATTACTTTGGCAAATCATACTAAGATTATTTATTCTTCCTAGAAGACCAAGTAGATTAGTTGATCTATATAAATCAATCTGGCTATCAAATAATTACCATGATAGAAATAGCTCTCCCTTACTGTATTATACGGAATCAGTAGCAAAAACAATATCAATAAAATACGATGATAGAGTTATAACTAAGGCTTGCTTTTTATACTCCAAACCCACATTACAAGAAGTAATTGCAAAAGCTTATAAAGAATATTTACCTCGTTCAATAATTGTTTTACCACTTTTCCCACAACTATCTGCAGTTACCCATGGAGCAGTTGCTGATTCCTTAAGTAAATCAATAAATAAATTACAAATAATACCAACAACTACTATTATCAACGGATATTATGATAACCAACACTATTTAAAAGCTATATCTAATACAATAAATAATTATTGGAAACTACACAGCAAACCTGAACATTTAATATTCAGTTGGCATGGCATACCATTAAAATATTTTGAAAAGGGCGATGCCTATTATTGTTTTTGTGTCAAAACCACAAGAGAAATTGCAAAATTACTATCACTTGATGAGTCAGAATATAGTTATAGTTTTCAATCTAGATTTGGACTTCAAAAATGGCTACAACCATATACTATAGAAAATCTATCATCACAAAGTAAAAAACATAAGTCTATAGATATTATTTCACCAGGATTTGCCACTGATTGCCTTGAAACTATGTACGAACTTGTTAAAGAAGTGCCAAAAGAAGCACTTAGGAATAGCGATGTTCAATATAGATACATTCCATGTTTAAACACTTCAAAGGAAGGGATTGACTGTTACAGTAAAATTCTTGAACCTTACGTATCTACTTTTTTAAAGAATAACGACGCTTAA
- the priA gene encoding primosomal protein N': protein MIIRVALAKYDTLYDYLSEQPCTIGCRVLVPFGDKNQLELGIVFETPINSSVSINELKSVIQVIDDQPIIPQYQFILAGKISQYYRVSIAKALFIIVPSFLLSINAKPLKEHQLTNTSITCNEIILNQYQDKILLELIDTIKTNKQVFLQGVTGSGKTRLYLALALYLLKQNKQVLLLVPEINLIETIVTEISLFYKSNIYKYYGSMKLSEKKKIFSLAKSGEPMVLIGTRSAIWLPFTNIGLICIDEEQDDSYKEEFGIYCKTSTIASFISTICSIPIVYGSATPSIELCYSLIKNKQKPISLNTRINLAPEPEYVPVLINNQYQDRLDPFCLLQIKNALSLNQQVLIYVNQRGYARRLWCLECKKSITCINCDYAMVMHQKSSVLICHVCSYSIPIPSVCHYCSKPSLVPFGSGVDMFRLQLAEIFGDSAIVQIDRDHVNKNELFTATKAPIIIGTKMTIKGHNYRNVTTCVYIHADQLLAAYDVRALEILAMSIVQLGGRSTRHVELDTRSKIFIPTFLPNHPLFLMLQNGGYNTFVSHELESRRLLQLPPFTYISLIKIKANPTSKALKQIEQIRFSINQLASFNVFGPIEAPISRIAGKLRYNIMIKSKDKAEHDNWIDTTISVLKSMQLTDVHWVLDVEPISLE from the coding sequence ATGATTATTAGAGTTGCATTAGCTAAATACGATACATTATACGATTATTTATCTGAACAACCTTGTACTATTGGATGTAGGGTACTTGTCCCTTTTGGTGATAAAAATCAACTGGAACTCGGTATTGTATTTGAAACACCCATTAATAGTTCTGTAAGTATCAATGAATTAAAAAGTGTTATTCAGGTAATAGATGACCAACCAATAATACCTCAGTATCAATTTATATTAGCTGGAAAAATATCTCAATATTATCGAGTATCTATTGCAAAAGCTCTTTTCATAATTGTACCTTCTTTTCTTTTATCAATTAATGCAAAACCATTAAAGGAACATCAATTAACAAATACCAGTATTACTTGTAATGAAATTATATTAAATCAGTATCAAGATAAAATACTTTTAGAATTAATTGATACTATAAAAACTAACAAACAAGTATTTTTACAGGGTGTGACTGGTTCTGGTAAAACTAGATTGTATCTAGCGTTAGCACTCTATCTATTAAAGCAAAACAAACAAGTATTATTATTAGTCCCTGAAATAAATTTAATTGAAACAATAGTAACTGAAATATCTTTGTTTTATAAAAGCAATATTTATAAGTATTATGGTTCAATGAAGTTGAGTGAAAAGAAAAAAATATTTTCTTTAGCTAAGTCTGGTGAGCCAATGGTATTAATTGGTACAAGATCAGCTATTTGGTTGCCATTTACAAATATTGGGTTAATTTGTATTGATGAGGAACAGGATGATTCATATAAAGAAGAGTTTGGTATTTATTGTAAAACCTCTACAATAGCCTCCTTTATTAGTACTATATGTTCTATTCCAATTGTGTATGGAAGCGCAACTCCTTCTATTGAATTGTGTTATTCATTAATTAAGAATAAACAAAAACCCATAAGTCTAAATACAAGAATTAATCTAGCACCTGAACCTGAGTATGTCCCTGTTTTAATAAATAATCAATACCAGGACAGGTTAGACCCTTTTTGTTTGTTGCAAATTAAAAATGCATTATCCTTGAATCAACAAGTTTTAATTTATGTAAATCAAAGAGGATACGCTAGAAGATTATGGTGTTTGGAATGCAAAAAATCAATAACTTGTATCAATTGTGATTATGCAATGGTAATGCATCAGAAAAGTTCTGTTTTAATTTGTCATGTATGTAGTTACTCTATTCCTATTCCGTCAGTTTGTCACTATTGTAGTAAACCCTCTCTTGTGCCTTTTGGTTCAGGAGTAGATATGTTTCGATTACAACTAGCAGAAATATTTGGAGATAGTGCAATAGTACAAATTGATCGGGATCATGTTAACAAAAACGAATTATTCACCGCCACAAAAGCTCCTATCATTATTGGAACAAAAATGACTATTAAAGGTCATAATTATCGTAATGTTACCACTTGTGTATATATACACGCCGATCAATTATTGGCTGCCTATGATGTAAGAGCTTTAGAAATATTAGCTATGTCAATTGTTCAGCTAGGTGGTAGGTCTACTAGACATGTAGAATTAGACACGAGATCTAAAATATTTATTCCTACCTTTTTACCAAATCATCCCTTGTTTCTAATGCTTCAAAATGGAGGGTATAATACATTTGTTTCGCATGAGTTAGAAAGTAGAAGATTATTACAGCTACCTCCATTTACTTATATTTCCCTAATTAAAATAAAAGCAAACCCAACATCTAAAGCGCTTAAACAAATTGAGCAAATCCGTTTTTCAATTAACCAATTAGCATCTTTTAATGTTTTTGGCCCTATTGAAGCCCCTATTTCTCGTATTGCTGGAAAGTTAAGATACAACATTATGATAAAATCAAAAGATAAAGCTGAGCATGATAATTGGATAGATACTACTATTTCAGTGTTAAAATCTATGCAATTAACAGATGTACATTGGGTTTTAGATGTAGAACCAATTAGCTTAGAGTAA